Proteins encoded by one window of Arachis ipaensis cultivar K30076 chromosome B04, Araip1.1, whole genome shotgun sequence:
- the LOC110271345 gene encoding uncharacterized protein LOC110271345 translates to MDREKKRGEERPAQPSPPQRRCSYCHLQSCGKSSSLPSNAAVVSHMRERERETDSRGANHDRCRRSQARRRHHPRSCEEPLSCSCRCAPSSFPHPEPSICRHRYKGLSLEPRLSLSICRRCRSSRCCRRFGVAAIGATSGVC, encoded by the exons ATGGAtcgggagaagaagagaggagaggaaaGGCCTGCCCAGCCGTCACCACCGCAGCGCCGCTGCAGCTATTGCCACCTTCAGAGCTGCGGAAAGTCGTCCTCCCTGCCGTCGAATGCCGCCGTCGTGTCGcacatgagagagagagagagagagacagattCGAGAGGAGCTAACCACGATCGCTGCCGTCGAAGCCAGGCTCGTCGCCGTCACCACCCACGAAGCTGCGAGGAGCCGCTGTCGTGCTCGTGTCGCTGTGCGCCGTCGAGCTTCCCTCACCCTGAGCCGTCGATCTGTCGCCACCGCTACAAGGGCTTGTCGCTGGAGCCACGACTGTCACTGAGCATCTGTCGCCGCTGCCGTTCAAGCCGCTGCTGCCGTCGATTTGGAGTTGCTGCGATTGGAGCCACTAGCGGGG TTTGTTGA
- the LOC107635398 gene encoding UDP-glycosyltransferase 83A1-like, which yields MGIPHFLAIPYPILGHISPLFQFCQVLARNGYKITFLTSDDNFNRVNRAASEGKFVKSQMRVVSLPDGLGPEDDGSDQPKVILSIKTTMVAMLPKLIEDVNAMDSDNKITCVIVTKNMGWALQVALNLGLKGALFWPASATSLASFDSMQRLIDEGIIDSQNGLPSKEHEKIELSSNMPMIDASAMPWYCLDNTFYFHHMKQEIQTLKLAKWWLCNTTIDLEPGPFSISPNLVPIGPLIATNYNKSEEKTCQEWLDQQPPKSVVYISFGSMVSPSKEQFKELALGLDFLNKPFLWVINKNNNNNPLLYPENFKGNKGKIVGWVMQKKKVLSHPSIACFVSHCGWNSTMEGVCCGVPFLCWPFCSDQIINKTYICDVWKVGIEFEKDENGLVSREEIKKKVEMLFEDEGIKERSLKLKEMMIKNKVEGDKNLNEFINWVKE from the exons ATGGGGATACCACATTTTCTAGCAATACCATACCCAATCCTAGGACATATTAGTCCCCTTTTTCAATTTTGTCAAGTTTTGGCCAGAAATGGGTACAAAATCACTTTCTTGACCTCAGATGACAACTTCAATAGGGTGAATAGGGCTGCAAGTGAGGGTAAATTTGTAAAATCACAAATGAGGGTGGTGTCCCTACCAGATGGGTTGGGCCCTGAAGATGATGGAAGTGATCAGCCCAAGGTTATATTGTCCATAAAAACCACAATGGTAGCTATGCTTCCAAAGCTCATAGAAGATGTGAATGCTATGGATAGTGATAACAAGATTACTTGTGTTATTGTCACTAAGAACATGGGTTGGGCCTTGCAAGTTGCTCTCAATTTGGGCCTCAAAGGGGCTTTGTTCTGGCCTGCCTCAGCAACTTCCTTGGCCTCCTTTGATTCCATGCAGAGGCTTATTGATGAGGGAATTATAGATTCTCAAAATG GACTCCCAAGCAAAGAACATGAGAAAATTGAGTTGTCCTCAAACATGCCTATGATAGATGCAAGTGCCATGCCATGGTACTGTTTGGATAACACTTTCTACTTCCATCACATGAAGCAAGAGATTCAAACCCTAAAGCTAGCAAAATGGTGGCTTTGCAACACAACCATTGATCTTGAGCCAGGACCCTTTTCCATATCACCAAATCTCGTACCAATAGGTCCATTGATTGCAACTAATTACAACAAAAGTGAAGAAAAAACATGCCAAGAATGGTTGGATCAGCAACCACCAAAATCCGTTGTATACATTTCATTTGGTAGCATGGTATCACCTAGTAAGGAACAATTCAAGGAACTCGCTCTTGGACTTGATTTTCTTAACAAGCCTTTTCTTTGGGttattaacaagaataataataataacccaTTATTATACCCGGAAAATTTTAAGGGAAATAAAGGTAAAATTGTTGGTTGGGTGATGCAAAAGAAGAAAGTTTTGAGTCACCCTTCAATAGCTTGTTTTGTTAGTCATTGTGGTTGGAATTCGACTATGGAAGGTGTGTGTTGCGGTGTCCCTTTTTTGTGTTGGCCTTTTTGTAGTGACCAAATCATTAATAAGACATATATTTGTGATGTGTGGAAAGTTGGGATTGAATTTGAGAAGGATGAAAATGGATTGGTATCAAGGGAAGAGATAAAGAAGAAAGTGGAAATGTtatttgaagatgaaggaatCAAAGAGAGATCGTTGAAACTCAAGGAAATGATGATCAAGAACAAAGTTGAAGGTGATAAGAATCTCAATGAGTTCATCAATTGGGTCAAGGAATGA